A window of Esox lucius isolate fEsoLuc1 chromosome 18, fEsoLuc1.pri, whole genome shotgun sequence contains these coding sequences:
- the cx23 gene encoding gap junction epsilon-1 protein gives MSLNYIKNFYEGCLRPPTVIGQFHTLFFGSVRMFFLGVLGFAVYGNEALHFSCDPDRRELNLYCYNQFRPITPQVFWALQLVTVLVPGAVFHLYAACKNIDQEEILQRPIYTVFYIISVLLRIILEVIAFWLQSHLFGFQVHPLYMCDASALEKMFNVTKCMVPEHFEKTIFLSAMYTFTVITVLLCVAEIFEILCRRLGYLTNQ, from the exons ATGTCTTTAAACTACATTAAGAACTTTTACGAAGGATGT ctCAGGCCTCCAACGGTGATAGGCCAGTTCCACACGCTTTTTTTTGGCTCTGTTCGGATGTTCTTTCTGGGTGTCCTGGGCTTTGCAGTGTATGGTAATGAAGCTCTCCATTTCAGCTGCGATCCAGACAGGAGGGAGTTAAACCTCTACTGTTACAACCAGTTTAGGCCGATAACACCTCAG GTGTTCTGGGCATTGCAACTGGTAACTGTTTTAGTCCCTGGAGCGGTATTTCATCTATATGCTGCATGTAAAAACATTGACCAGGAGGAAATCCTTCAGAGACCTATATACACTGTCTTTTACATCATCTCTGTCCTTCTAAGAATTATTCTGGAAGTCATTGCTTTTTGGCTACAGAGCCATCTCTTTGGTTTCCAGGTTCACCCGCTCTACATGTGTGATGCCAGTGCCCTAGAAAAGATGTTCAACGTCACCAAATGCATGGTGCCGGAACACTTTGAAAAGACCATCTTTCTAAGTGCAATGTACACTTTCACTGTGATCACAGTGCTGCTGTGTGTTGCTGAGATATTTGAGATACTCTGTAGGAGATTGGGTTACTTAACCAATCAATGA